Proteins encoded in a region of the Oncorhynchus gorbuscha isolate QuinsamMale2020 ecotype Even-year linkage group LG16, OgorEven_v1.0, whole genome shotgun sequence genome:
- the LOC124000819 gene encoding mucin-5AC-like isoform X2, which yields MTLFCHQLFILLWIVVTGVESNTQTPGTHDSPGPTDTSMTPGDRSTTLLSTTTPVSTEPNFATTDRATTTQDPSTVHPSTDGTPPTTAAVSKTKEVSTSTDLTSTSDTTESTGAVGTTATETRTIPSVSTAEMTSSHKTSADTVTSPESTEKDSQSTDSGMTTPTTTPALSRGVSPSTTEHAGASSSVTTETGHTSNITPDIVPTSSTKEPGTHETTAINTATTNTGTKDSETTGTGITKSTIPPTGQTSLSSTRPSSTTKGPETSLPVTEGGTLSSTRPSSTTKGPETSLPVTEGGTLSSTRPSSTTKGPETSLPVTEGGTLSSIRPSSTTKGPEISLPVSHSTSPSTSTTANTEGSQVPTTKGPETSLPVTDGATSSTPTATITGSPHTDKTTGTQGTTDSTTTADTPALPPTSGSSSSPPSPGSTQTPGSSTEAPIDTSTTTPATSPTITPTGETSEQPTSKTSESPLPPFHTSTSPTGGITTQPESAITATTSLPPPISIVCPSTPCPYDSICLNGTCQCVSGTFLSEGRCVQAQVFSGDLHLNQAFQDEMSNRSSVIFQQTAARISEALRRVLENESGYSQTDVVLLRQGSVIATVNNVFKLGSSATQTSTNGAIEKAIQACGTTCGTILERAAFTATDLCDQAPQPCDVRSTTCEYKEDGVTRCSCKAGYINSFYSNQSCTACPSGQRSEGDTCVPCPFGYAGFNCTDSALLAVVVIACVLGGVLLIMLLALFAYCCWYRSQSVKKPSAEFSSPYPVEDFQGPWSATQGITPIPRASTNWASAPMEMTEGGSTHHLVDMKPHTNGAGFHILPKRGKKTGSYDLTSDSMNTFKGKNPSRYSYLVQGHENPYFIPADDRRPV from the exons GGGTGGAGTCCAACACCCAGACTCCTGGCACACACGACAGTCCTGGGCCCACAGATACATCCATGACCCCAGGAGATAGATCCACCACCCTCTTATCAACAACGACCCCAGTCTCCACTGAACCAAACTTCGCCACCACAGACCGAGCCACCACCACCCAGGACCCCTCAACTGTCCACCCTAGCACTGATGGCACCCCACCGACAACAGCAGCTGTCTCTAAAACTAAAGAGGTCTCTACTTCGACAGACCTGACCTCCACTTCTGATACGACAGAGTCTACAGGAGCAGTCGGCACCACTGCGACAGAAACAAGAACTATCCCGTCGGTCAGCACAGCAGAGATGACTTCCTCCCACAAGACCTCAGCGGACACTGTCACGTCCCCTGAGTCGACAGAAAAAGACAGTCAATCTACAGACAGTGGCATGacaacacccaccaccacacctgCCCTTAGCAGAGGGGTCTCTCCGTCTACCACGGAACATGCCGGAGCCTCCTCCTCTGTCACCACGGAGACAGGCCATACCTCAAACATAACTCCAGACATTGTCCCAACCAGCAGTACCAAAGAGCCAGGCACACATGAAACAACAGCTATCAATACAGCTACCACAAATACAGGTACCAAAGACAGTGAGACCACAGGTACAGGGATCACAAAGTCCACCATCCCACCAACTGGTCAGACCTCTCTGTCTTCAACACGCCCCTCCTCCACTACAAAGGGCCCTGAGACCTCTCTCCCAGTAACAGAGGGTGGTACCCTGTCTTCAACACGCCCCTCCTCCACTACAAAGGGCCCTGAGACCTCTCTCCCAGTAACAGAGGGTGGTACCCTGTCTTCAACACGCCCCTCCTCTACTACAAAGGGCCCTGAGACCTCTCTCCCAGTAACAGAGGGTGGTACCCTGTCTTCAATACGCCCCTCCTCCACTACAAAGGGCCCTGAGatctctctcccagtatcacataGTACCTCGCCCTCTACCTCGACCACCGCCAATACAGAGGGCTCCCAGGTCCCCACTACAAAGGGCCCTGAGACCTCTCTCCCAGTGACCGATGGCGCCACATCCTCAACCCCCACAGCTACCATTACAGGGAGCCCTCATACAGACAAAACCACTGGAACACAGGGGACTACCGATTCTACAACCACAGCTGACACTCCAGCCTTGCCCCCCACCTCCGGCTCTTCCTCCAGCCCACCCTCTCCAGGCTCAACCCAAACCCCAGGCAGCAGCACTGAGGCCCCCATagacacctccaccaccacccctgctACCTCACCCACCATCACACCTACAGGAG AAACCTCTGAACAACCAACTAGCAAAACTAGTGAGAGCCCACTTCCTCCTTTCCACACCTCCACCTCCCCTACCGGTGGAATCACCACCCAGCCAGAGTCAGCCATCACTGCTACCACATCCCTGCCTCCACCCATCTCCATAGTGTGTCCCTCCACTCCCTGTCCGTATGATAGCATCTGTCTCAATGGCACCTGCCAGTGTGTGTCTGGGACCTTCCTCTCAGAGGGCCGCTGTGTACAAG CCCAAGTCTTCTCTGGAGACCTGCACCTCAACCAGGCATTTCAGGATGAAATGAGCAACCGGTCATCAGTCATATTTCAGCAAACAGCAGCCAGGATCTCAGAGGCA CTGAGAAGAGTCTTGGAAAACGAGTCTGGATACAGCCAAACTGACGTGGTGCTGCTTAG GCAAGGCAGTGTGATCGCGACCGTGAACAACGTGTTTAAACTAGGCTCCAGTGCCACCCAGACTTCGACCAATGGCGCTATAGAGAAAGCCATACAGGCCTGTGGCACGACCTGTGGGACCATACTGGAAAGAGCTGCATTTACCG CCACTGACCTATGTGATCAGGCCCCCCAACCGTGTGATGTCCGCTCTACCACGTGCGAGTACAAAGAAGATGGAGTGACCAGATGCTCCTGTAAGGCTGGCTACATCAACAGCTTCTACTCAAACCAAAGCTGCACAG CCTGTCCCAGTGGTCAAAGGTCAGAGGGAGACACATGTGTGCC ATGCCCGTTTGGCTACGCTGGATTCAACTGCACTGACT cggCTCTGTTGGCAGTGGTGGTCATCGCCTGTGTACTGGGGGGAGTCCTTCTCATCATGCTGCTGGCCTTGTTTGCATATTGCTGCTG GTACCGGTCACAGTCAGTGAAGAAACCTTCAGCAGAGTTCAGCAGCCCGTACCCTGTGGAGGACTTCCAGGGCCCATGGTCCGCCACCCAGGGCATCACCCCGATCCCCCGGGCCAGCACCAACTGGGCTTCAGCCCCGATGGAGATGACCGAAGGGGGCAGCACACACCACCTGGTCGACATGAAGCCCCACACCAACGGAGCG GGATTCCACATCCTGCCTAAACGGGGGAAGAAG ACCGGGTCGTATGACCTGACCTCAGACAGCATGAACACGTTCAAGGGGAAGAACCCATCTCGCTACTCCTACCTGGTGCAGGGCCACGAGAACCCTTACTTCATACCTGCAGATGACAGGAGACCCGTATGA
- the LOC124000819 gene encoding mucin-5AC-like isoform X1 — MTLFCHQLFILLWIVVTVLSFSLGVESNTQTPGTHDSPGPTDTSMTPGDRSTTLLSTTTPVSTEPNFATTDRATTTQDPSTVHPSTDGTPPTTAAVSKTKEVSTSTDLTSTSDTTESTGAVGTTATETRTIPSVSTAEMTSSHKTSADTVTSPESTEKDSQSTDSGMTTPTTTPALSRGVSPSTTEHAGASSSVTTETGHTSNITPDIVPTSSTKEPGTHETTAINTATTNTGTKDSETTGTGITKSTIPPTGQTSLSSTRPSSTTKGPETSLPVTEGGTLSSTRPSSTTKGPETSLPVTEGGTLSSTRPSSTTKGPETSLPVTEGGTLSSIRPSSTTKGPEISLPVSHSTSPSTSTTANTEGSQVPTTKGPETSLPVTDGATSSTPTATITGSPHTDKTTGTQGTTDSTTTADTPALPPTSGSSSSPPSPGSTQTPGSSTEAPIDTSTTTPATSPTITPTGETSEQPTSKTSESPLPPFHTSTSPTGGITTQPESAITATTSLPPPISIVCPSTPCPYDSICLNGTCQCVSGTFLSEGRCVQAQVFSGDLHLNQAFQDEMSNRSSVIFQQTAARISEALRRVLENESGYSQTDVVLLRQGSVIATVNNVFKLGSSATQTSTNGAIEKAIQACGTTCGTILERAAFTATDLCDQAPQPCDVRSTTCEYKEDGVTRCSCKAGYINSFYSNQSCTACPSGQRSEGDTCVPCPFGYAGFNCTDSALLAVVVIACVLGGVLLIMLLALFAYCCWYRSQSVKKPSAEFSSPYPVEDFQGPWSATQGITPIPRASTNWASAPMEMTEGGSTHHLVDMKPHTNGAGFHILPKRGKKTGSYDLTSDSMNTFKGKNPSRYSYLVQGHENPYFIPADDRRPV; from the exons TGTTGTCTTTTTCTTTAGGGGTGGAGTCCAACACCCAGACTCCTGGCACACACGACAGTCCTGGGCCCACAGATACATCCATGACCCCAGGAGATAGATCCACCACCCTCTTATCAACAACGACCCCAGTCTCCACTGAACCAAACTTCGCCACCACAGACCGAGCCACCACCACCCAGGACCCCTCAACTGTCCACCCTAGCACTGATGGCACCCCACCGACAACAGCAGCTGTCTCTAAAACTAAAGAGGTCTCTACTTCGACAGACCTGACCTCCACTTCTGATACGACAGAGTCTACAGGAGCAGTCGGCACCACTGCGACAGAAACAAGAACTATCCCGTCGGTCAGCACAGCAGAGATGACTTCCTCCCACAAGACCTCAGCGGACACTGTCACGTCCCCTGAGTCGACAGAAAAAGACAGTCAATCTACAGACAGTGGCATGacaacacccaccaccacacctgCCCTTAGCAGAGGGGTCTCTCCGTCTACCACGGAACATGCCGGAGCCTCCTCCTCTGTCACCACGGAGACAGGCCATACCTCAAACATAACTCCAGACATTGTCCCAACCAGCAGTACCAAAGAGCCAGGCACACATGAAACAACAGCTATCAATACAGCTACCACAAATACAGGTACCAAAGACAGTGAGACCACAGGTACAGGGATCACAAAGTCCACCATCCCACCAACTGGTCAGACCTCTCTGTCTTCAACACGCCCCTCCTCCACTACAAAGGGCCCTGAGACCTCTCTCCCAGTAACAGAGGGTGGTACCCTGTCTTCAACACGCCCCTCCTCCACTACAAAGGGCCCTGAGACCTCTCTCCCAGTAACAGAGGGTGGTACCCTGTCTTCAACACGCCCCTCCTCTACTACAAAGGGCCCTGAGACCTCTCTCCCAGTAACAGAGGGTGGTACCCTGTCTTCAATACGCCCCTCCTCCACTACAAAGGGCCCTGAGatctctctcccagtatcacataGTACCTCGCCCTCTACCTCGACCACCGCCAATACAGAGGGCTCCCAGGTCCCCACTACAAAGGGCCCTGAGACCTCTCTCCCAGTGACCGATGGCGCCACATCCTCAACCCCCACAGCTACCATTACAGGGAGCCCTCATACAGACAAAACCACTGGAACACAGGGGACTACCGATTCTACAACCACAGCTGACACTCCAGCCTTGCCCCCCACCTCCGGCTCTTCCTCCAGCCCACCCTCTCCAGGCTCAACCCAAACCCCAGGCAGCAGCACTGAGGCCCCCATagacacctccaccaccacccctgctACCTCACCCACCATCACACCTACAGGAG AAACCTCTGAACAACCAACTAGCAAAACTAGTGAGAGCCCACTTCCTCCTTTCCACACCTCCACCTCCCCTACCGGTGGAATCACCACCCAGCCAGAGTCAGCCATCACTGCTACCACATCCCTGCCTCCACCCATCTCCATAGTGTGTCCCTCCACTCCCTGTCCGTATGATAGCATCTGTCTCAATGGCACCTGCCAGTGTGTGTCTGGGACCTTCCTCTCAGAGGGCCGCTGTGTACAAG CCCAAGTCTTCTCTGGAGACCTGCACCTCAACCAGGCATTTCAGGATGAAATGAGCAACCGGTCATCAGTCATATTTCAGCAAACAGCAGCCAGGATCTCAGAGGCA CTGAGAAGAGTCTTGGAAAACGAGTCTGGATACAGCCAAACTGACGTGGTGCTGCTTAG GCAAGGCAGTGTGATCGCGACCGTGAACAACGTGTTTAAACTAGGCTCCAGTGCCACCCAGACTTCGACCAATGGCGCTATAGAGAAAGCCATACAGGCCTGTGGCACGACCTGTGGGACCATACTGGAAAGAGCTGCATTTACCG CCACTGACCTATGTGATCAGGCCCCCCAACCGTGTGATGTCCGCTCTACCACGTGCGAGTACAAAGAAGATGGAGTGACCAGATGCTCCTGTAAGGCTGGCTACATCAACAGCTTCTACTCAAACCAAAGCTGCACAG CCTGTCCCAGTGGTCAAAGGTCAGAGGGAGACACATGTGTGCC ATGCCCGTTTGGCTACGCTGGATTCAACTGCACTGACT cggCTCTGTTGGCAGTGGTGGTCATCGCCTGTGTACTGGGGGGAGTCCTTCTCATCATGCTGCTGGCCTTGTTTGCATATTGCTGCTG GTACCGGTCACAGTCAGTGAAGAAACCTTCAGCAGAGTTCAGCAGCCCGTACCCTGTGGAGGACTTCCAGGGCCCATGGTCCGCCACCCAGGGCATCACCCCGATCCCCCGGGCCAGCACCAACTGGGCTTCAGCCCCGATGGAGATGACCGAAGGGGGCAGCACACACCACCTGGTCGACATGAAGCCCCACACCAACGGAGCG GGATTCCACATCCTGCCTAAACGGGGGAAGAAG ACCGGGTCGTATGACCTGACCTCAGACAGCATGAACACGTTCAAGGGGAAGAACCCATCTCGCTACTCCTACCTGGTGCAGGGCCACGAGAACCCTTACTTCATACCTGCAGATGACAGGAGACCCGTATGA
- the LOC124000819 gene encoding mucin-5AC-like isoform X3, whose translation MTLFCHQLFILLWIVVTVLSFSLGVESNTQTPGTHDSPGPTDTSMTPGDRSTTLLSTTTPVSTEPNFATTDRATTTQDPSTVHPSTDGTPPTTAAVSKTKEVSTSTDLTSTSDTTESTGAVGTTATETRTIPSVSTAEMTSSHKTSADTVTSPESTEKDSQSTDSGMTTPTTTPALSRGVSPSTTEHAGASSSVTTETGHTSNITPDIVPTSSTKEPGTHETTAINTATTNTGTKDSETTGTGITKSTIPPTGQTSLSSTRPSSTTKGPETSLPVTEGGTLSSTRPSSTTKGPETSLPVTEGGTLSSTRPSSTTKGPETSLPVTEGGTLSSIRPSSTTKGPEISLPVSHSTSPSTSTTANTEGSQVPTTKGPETSLPVTDGATSSTPTATITGSPHTDKTTGTQGTTDSTTTADTPALPPTSGSSSSPPSPGSTQTPGSSTEAPIDTSTTTPATSPTITPTGETSEQPTSKTSESPLPPFHTSTSPTGGITTQPESAITATTSLPPPISIVCPSTPCPYDSICLNGTCQCVSGTFLSEGRCVQAQVFSGDLHLNQAFQDEMSNRSSVIFQQTAARISEALRRVLENESGYSQTDVVLLRQGSVIATVNNVFKLGSSATQTSTNGAIEKAIQACGTTCGTILERAAFTATDLCDQAPQPCDVRSTTCEYKEDGVTRCSCKAGYINSFYSNQSCTACPSGQRSEGDTCVPCPFGYAGFNCTDSALLAVVVIACVLGGVLLIMLLALFAYCCWYRSQSVKKPSAEFSSPYPVEDFQGPWSATQGITPIPRASTNWASAPMEMTEGGSTHHLVDMKPHTNGATGSYDLTSDSMNTFKGKNPSRYSYLVQGHENPYFIPADDRRPV comes from the exons TGTTGTCTTTTTCTTTAGGGGTGGAGTCCAACACCCAGACTCCTGGCACACACGACAGTCCTGGGCCCACAGATACATCCATGACCCCAGGAGATAGATCCACCACCCTCTTATCAACAACGACCCCAGTCTCCACTGAACCAAACTTCGCCACCACAGACCGAGCCACCACCACCCAGGACCCCTCAACTGTCCACCCTAGCACTGATGGCACCCCACCGACAACAGCAGCTGTCTCTAAAACTAAAGAGGTCTCTACTTCGACAGACCTGACCTCCACTTCTGATACGACAGAGTCTACAGGAGCAGTCGGCACCACTGCGACAGAAACAAGAACTATCCCGTCGGTCAGCACAGCAGAGATGACTTCCTCCCACAAGACCTCAGCGGACACTGTCACGTCCCCTGAGTCGACAGAAAAAGACAGTCAATCTACAGACAGTGGCATGacaacacccaccaccacacctgCCCTTAGCAGAGGGGTCTCTCCGTCTACCACGGAACATGCCGGAGCCTCCTCCTCTGTCACCACGGAGACAGGCCATACCTCAAACATAACTCCAGACATTGTCCCAACCAGCAGTACCAAAGAGCCAGGCACACATGAAACAACAGCTATCAATACAGCTACCACAAATACAGGTACCAAAGACAGTGAGACCACAGGTACAGGGATCACAAAGTCCACCATCCCACCAACTGGTCAGACCTCTCTGTCTTCAACACGCCCCTCCTCCACTACAAAGGGCCCTGAGACCTCTCTCCCAGTAACAGAGGGTGGTACCCTGTCTTCAACACGCCCCTCCTCCACTACAAAGGGCCCTGAGACCTCTCTCCCAGTAACAGAGGGTGGTACCCTGTCTTCAACACGCCCCTCCTCTACTACAAAGGGCCCTGAGACCTCTCTCCCAGTAACAGAGGGTGGTACCCTGTCTTCAATACGCCCCTCCTCCACTACAAAGGGCCCTGAGatctctctcccagtatcacataGTACCTCGCCCTCTACCTCGACCACCGCCAATACAGAGGGCTCCCAGGTCCCCACTACAAAGGGCCCTGAGACCTCTCTCCCAGTGACCGATGGCGCCACATCCTCAACCCCCACAGCTACCATTACAGGGAGCCCTCATACAGACAAAACCACTGGAACACAGGGGACTACCGATTCTACAACCACAGCTGACACTCCAGCCTTGCCCCCCACCTCCGGCTCTTCCTCCAGCCCACCCTCTCCAGGCTCAACCCAAACCCCAGGCAGCAGCACTGAGGCCCCCATagacacctccaccaccacccctgctACCTCACCCACCATCACACCTACAGGAG AAACCTCTGAACAACCAACTAGCAAAACTAGTGAGAGCCCACTTCCTCCTTTCCACACCTCCACCTCCCCTACCGGTGGAATCACCACCCAGCCAGAGTCAGCCATCACTGCTACCACATCCCTGCCTCCACCCATCTCCATAGTGTGTCCCTCCACTCCCTGTCCGTATGATAGCATCTGTCTCAATGGCACCTGCCAGTGTGTGTCTGGGACCTTCCTCTCAGAGGGCCGCTGTGTACAAG CCCAAGTCTTCTCTGGAGACCTGCACCTCAACCAGGCATTTCAGGATGAAATGAGCAACCGGTCATCAGTCATATTTCAGCAAACAGCAGCCAGGATCTCAGAGGCA CTGAGAAGAGTCTTGGAAAACGAGTCTGGATACAGCCAAACTGACGTGGTGCTGCTTAG GCAAGGCAGTGTGATCGCGACCGTGAACAACGTGTTTAAACTAGGCTCCAGTGCCACCCAGACTTCGACCAATGGCGCTATAGAGAAAGCCATACAGGCCTGTGGCACGACCTGTGGGACCATACTGGAAAGAGCTGCATTTACCG CCACTGACCTATGTGATCAGGCCCCCCAACCGTGTGATGTCCGCTCTACCACGTGCGAGTACAAAGAAGATGGAGTGACCAGATGCTCCTGTAAGGCTGGCTACATCAACAGCTTCTACTCAAACCAAAGCTGCACAG CCTGTCCCAGTGGTCAAAGGTCAGAGGGAGACACATGTGTGCC ATGCCCGTTTGGCTACGCTGGATTCAACTGCACTGACT cggCTCTGTTGGCAGTGGTGGTCATCGCCTGTGTACTGGGGGGAGTCCTTCTCATCATGCTGCTGGCCTTGTTTGCATATTGCTGCTG GTACCGGTCACAGTCAGTGAAGAAACCTTCAGCAGAGTTCAGCAGCCCGTACCCTGTGGAGGACTTCCAGGGCCCATGGTCCGCCACCCAGGGCATCACCCCGATCCCCCGGGCCAGCACCAACTGGGCTTCAGCCCCGATGGAGATGACCGAAGGGGGCAGCACACACCACCTGGTCGACATGAAGCCCCACACCAACGGAGCG ACCGGGTCGTATGACCTGACCTCAGACAGCATGAACACGTTCAAGGGGAAGAACCCATCTCGCTACTCCTACCTGGTGCAGGGCCACGAGAACCCTTACTTCATACCTGCAGATGACAGGAGACCCGTATGA